The Sulfolobus islandicus Y.N.15.51 sequence TTTTAGTCATTATTTAAAGAATTCAACTACGAGTAAAAAAGAAATCGATCACAAGTAAGCTTAAATATCTCTCCACACAAGTTATTAATTGGGAGTGCACGGGGATACGTGCACGATGATCAAAATTCACGAGTGCACGGGGATACGTGCACGATGAGTTAACCTCAAAAATCCTTCTTCAAAAATTATCATATGCTTGAGTCAATTAAACCTATGAGTAAGGGCCAGGAGGAATTACTTAACGCACTTACTAACTCCAATTATAATATTATAGGTATATTTGGTCCCACAGGGACTGGGAAAAGTTTATTTTCATTAGCTTACAGTATCGATTCAGTATCCACTGGAAAATTTAGGAAATTAATTGTAGCAAAGCCTATAGTTGACGTAGTAACTCAGGAAGAATTAACAAGAAAAGAATATGACAAGTATGAAGATATGGTAAAGGATTATATAAAGGACGTTCTTGGCGGTTTTGCTGAAGAGAAAACTATAGATGATCTGTTCTCTTCTGGGAAAATAGAAGTGTTAGATTCAAGGTACTTAAGAGGGAGGTCTTTCAATGATTCGATAATATTTTTAGATGATGTTCAGCTAATGAAGCCCGAAAGCGTACTAGAGCTGTTCATAAGGGCAGGTAAGAACTCAAGGTTAATTATAGCCGGAGATCCCGTTTTCCAGACTTTAAGTAATGAGGCAGATCCTTCTGAAATTATAAGGGAAGTGTTACTAAATGAGAAAGATGCAAAGGTTGTGGACTTAGGAATAAAAGATATCGTTAGGGCAGGGACCAAGAGAGGAATTAGGCTTTTGTTAGAGTATAAATTAAGGTCCAGAAAGCTCAGCTAAGCCGAAGAGAAGGTAATGGATTCTGCAAAAATTCGCGCTCCAGATGCAGATATAATAACTGTCGTTGAATTCTCAGAAGAAAAGAAAAAGCTTAATATAACCTCAGAGCACGTCCCAGACGCATTGATAGTAGTAAAGGAAGGCAACGCGGGTAGACTAATAGGTAAAAGCGGAGAAAGGATTAACGGAATAGAGAGCGATACTAAGATGAAGGTTAGAGTAGTGGAGTTAAAACTAGACTTTAAGGATATAATAAGGGCGGTGCATCTTTTACCTTGGGTAGTTAAGCACGTTGATAATGTAGATTTTCAAGGTAACGAGCTCGTAGTGAGATTAAAGAAAGAGTCCGGAGGCTTCATAGGCCAGAAAGGTGTAAATATCAGGCTAGTTGAATACGTAATTAAACAAATGTTTAATGTAGGGGTTAGAGTAATCCAGCCTAGCGAAGAAAATCAATCATAAAGGCTTTGCGATATCATGAATTGTCCATCTTAACGGTAACTCTTATTTTTGCAATCCTAGGTTGTCGATCTCCATTATTTATTTTAAGGTAAGTAGGCAAATATACTACTTGATGTTAATTAGAACTTCAGCAGAAATATATTTGGAGGAGGCTGATGAGTTTTTGAATAAGGGAGATTTAGTTGATGCTTGTGAAAAATATTATAAAGCTACAGAGGATTTTCTAAAGTATATAGCTATTGTAGATAATATGAGTGAAATATTAAATCAGGTAAACGCAAAAAACTATTGGGAATCTGAACTTTTGTTTAAAGTCGTTAAAAAGAAAGTTGAGCTAAAAGATATCTGGAAACCCTAAAAAGCTTAGGATTTGAGCCTGCAAGTATTGGATATGTAGTTGAACCTAAAAGCGAGAAAGGAATAGTTGTTGCAAAGACTGCAGTAGGGGGAGCAAAAATATTAGAAATGCCCACAGGGGATATCGTACCTAGAATATGCTAGTGATGTAAATGGGCGAAATAATAGAACTTGTCCAAGAATTGTTAGCTTTTAAGGACGCAATTAAAGAAGAAATAACAAGGCCCATAAAACAAGAATTACTCTCAACAATTTACGACATAAAGACAACCCCTGAGGAGGTTAATTTGGATAAAATGCTTAAGGAATATGAGGCAAAAGACCTCTTAGATTTGATAAGAAAAATACGGACTGGTAATAAATGAAGTTAGTTGTGGGTTTTATTCCTTTTTCTGCTACACCCGATGGGTTAGTTGTAGAGAAAGTTTACGAGATGTGGAAAGGCAAGGATTTTGTCCTAGACCTCGGTACGGATCCTATAGCCGCAGCAGAGGAGGTAAGAAAGTTATCTCCAGAAAAAGTATTATTGGTAGGAAGTAGTAGATATGCCCCAGAAGGTATAAGTGAGAAGGAAATAATTCTTGAGACTACAGATAGGTGGGAAATGTTAGAATTATTAAGACCTGGATTAGATGGCAGGTATTATTTAGAAGACGTAGCTTACGGCCTTCTAATCTTCTCAGTAGTGAACAAAGTATACGCCTTATATTTTAGGGGGGATTATAATGACGAAAATATTGCAAAGCTTAATGCTAAGGTGGAGGAGAAGGTAAATTGTCTATTAAAATCATAGGTCTAGGAAATAGACTTTACGGAGACGATGCGGTTAGTTCATTAACTGCGGCTTGTATGGAAGAACTTGGCTTGCCTGCATTTAATGCTGGTGCTAACGGCTTTCAAGCTCTCTCGGCAATAGAAAACGGAGACATAGTATTTTTTATAGACATTGTGCAAATGGATGAGGAGGAAGGAATATTTAAAGTCGATTTAGACAAAGCTGATTTCGTAGAGATAACAGATCCGCATAGATTAACTCCGTTGCAAGTATTATCTTTATCTGCAAGATCTAATAACAGACCTAAAGAGGCGTATATTGTGGGAATAAAACCGGAATACATAGACTGGCCCGGAATAAGCGACGCCGCTATAAAAAGACTAGAAAAAGTGCTACAGAAGTTTAAGAAATTCATTTCTACTTACGGAATTGATGTAGATATAGATAAAGTTATACAATGCGTAAAAAGCAAAAGCAAAGAACCTTGGTGATAAATGAAAACTTCTCATTGTGATGTTGAAAGCAATTAGCAAACCTTACCTATAGCTTGGAAAATATTAAGACAATTGACAAACAGTGGGATCTATCTTTTCATCATATCAACTACTTTCCGGCTGTAGGTGTTTACCCGTGGCGTAACTTATCCTTACTTCTAATTATTTTTAATTCCACTACGGGCACCCCTCCTAAGGGATCATACACAGTCACCCTTAAGTCCTTGGGGCTAGTCGAGGGAAACACCAATACCCTCCCATCCACCTTTCTTGCAATGTTAAGAGGAGCAATAGAATCCCTCTCCAAAAGAACTTCACCGCTTTCCAAGTAATATCATGAAAGCAATACCTACATATATTAAACATTTAGGCGGTAGGATAATTTACCGAAAATTATGAAGTTCCTTGTATTCCGTTTGCTATTGCCATTAGTAGCCCGACGTAATAAGCTGGAAAATGGGCAAAACACTCTGCAAAATCGGGGTAAATGCTAAAAATTGATAAGTAAGCAATAAACATTCCCGACATTAAAATTACTGCCCTTATAAAATATGGGGAGTAACCCTTTATGTTAACTTTTCTATTCTTGGAGTAAAGTTTTCGTTAACCTTAAAGTAAATGTAAGGAACAGGGATAAGGGGAATCCTTTTTTGTGGAAAAAGTAAAAGGGCTAGCATAAAAAGGACACGGATTTATATCCCCACCACTTTAGTGTGAGGGATTATGTTCGTCGCAAACAAAAATAACATAAGTCCTATTCTTATCAGCACTAATCACATCTAGTCTTGTTTCCGTAATCCTTATTACTCGCTAAGTAAAAATTATTAAAGAAATGGCGAGAACCAAGAACTGGGACGATGAACTCCTCAAGGCGGCTGAGAATGGTAACTTGATTAAAGTACAAACAGCACTCGAAAATGGGGCAAACCCAAACGCTAAAAATAATGACGGCTGGACGCCATTGCATATAGCAGCATATAAAGGTCATGTTGAGATTGTTAAGATCTTGCTTGATCGTGGTGCTGACCCAAACGCTAAAAATAATAATAACGGTAGTACGCCATTACATGAAGCAGCACTTAATGGTCATGTTGAGATTGTCAAGATCTTGCTTGAGCATGGTGCTGATCCGCGGATTGCCGACAATTGGGGGCATATTCCCTTAGATGTTGCTAAAGATAGTGCAATTCGTAGTTTACTTGAGAGTGCCTTGAGAAATAGCTACTCTGAAGTACAAGGCGTAATGCAAATCCCCAACTACGAGATCTTGGAACCTATAGGTGAAGGTGGTTTCGCTATAGTTTACAAAGCAAGGAGGAAAAATGATTCATTGCCTGTAGCTATAAAAGTTCCTAAAGTTCCTGATAAGGATTTCGTTAAAGAGTTGGCAGTATGGTTACACTTAAATCATCCAAATATAGTAAAACTCTTAGATTATGATGTAAATCCTAGACCTTACATGGTAATGGAACTAATGAATGGGTCACTTCATGGAAAGACTTTTGATAAGGATACAGCTACTAGGATAATTTTAGATGTTCTTTCTGGATTAAAATATGCTCATGAAAAGGGAATAATTCATAGGGACATAAAATCGTCTAACATACTTTTAGATGCTAACGGTAGGGCAAAGATTAGTGATTGGGGATTAGCAAAATTTTCAGATATAACCACATCTGCAAACGGAGCATTTACCACTATTTATGCGGCTCCGGAGCAATTAGATACACACTTAGGTCCAATTGACGAAAAAACGGATGTATATCAAGTATGTGAAGTATTTTATGAGATTCTTACTGGTAGGCCGGTTTTCCAAGGAGATGTAAGTGAAGTATATAATAAAAAACTTAATATGCAAATCACTCTACCGTCTAGCATTAATCCAGACCTAAAGGATTATGACGAAATTTTTGAAGTGTTTATCTCCCAAGAAAGAAAACAGATATTCTACTGAAGAACTTATATCCATTTTATCTAATAGGCAATATACTAGACTTACAACTAAAAATACTGCGTATGCCTTTGTAGAGTTAGCATATCATGTTGTTAAATATTCAGATAATTATGAGGAAGCGCTATTTTGGATAAAGAAAATTAACACTGTAGATACAAAGGATGTTATAAGCAGTTTAGAGAAAAAAATTAAATATAATATAGGCACAAAGGAAGATATTTTAAAGAGGATAGAGCTTTTAAGAAATCAAATTGGTTTATCGAAAAAATAGATATTGAAATAATTTATTTTTGTATATAACTAATATGCTAGAAATTTTTGGTAGATTAGGCAATTCTTACATACCCCTATATTTTAATCTACTGCTGATAAATATCCAAATATATTACTAATACCATGATCTATTTAGTCTCTCTTTAAAACTATTTCTCCCTTTACTTCATGGATTTTTCCTATATTCTCATTTTTTAACGCATAAAATGCCTTTTTAGCTATCAATTCTGTTAAATTATAGTTTTGTACTACTGATGATAGTGTAACATAGCCTGATTTCATGAGTTCTCTTTTAATTATATCTTTAGCTTCAAATATTTTTTCAGTTTCCAGCTCTGGTTCAAAAATATGGATATAACTATTTATTCTGTCATCTAGCTTATTACAGATTTAGACTTTCTTAGATTTCGCACAAAATTGTGTTTTGTTTATTTTTAAGGCTTCACTTTTCTTTTGGTGAAAGATTAAATACTAATCTTTCTTAACTAATATAGGATGAGCATAACTATAAGTGCTGAAGTATACTATGACGAAGCAGAAGAATTACTTTCAAAGGGTGACCTTGTTCAAGCTTGTGAGAAGTATTATAAAGCTGCCGAGGAAGCAATAAAGCTTCTGGTTATAGAAAATAACCTAAAAGAAATAATTAAAGAGGTCGAAAATAAGGGAAGATGGGAAAGTGAAAGTTTATTTAAAGCCTCTAAATTGTTACGAAATAAATATCCCGAAATTGCCATTCAATGGAGAAATGCATGGACTCTTCCTGTTGAGGGATTTCATGAAATTAGCCTAAATGAGAAAGAAGTTACAAAATTGAAAGAAGATGTTAGAAAACTGGTTGTAATAGCCGTTGTCAGCAGTTTCCGATAAACTGTGAAGTTTATATTA is a genomic window containing:
- a CDS encoding PhoH family protein; translated protein: MSKGQEELLNALTNSNYNIIGIFGPTGTGKSLFSLAYSIDSVSTGKFRKLIVAKPIVDVVTQEELTRKEYDKYEDMVKDYIKDVLGGFAEEKTIDDLFSSGKIEVLDSRYLRGRSFNDSIIFLDDVQLMKPESVLELFIRAGKNSRLIIAGDPVFQTLSNEADPSEIIREVLLNEKDAKVVDLGIKDIVRAGTKRGIRLLLEYKLRSRKLS
- a CDS encoding KH domain-containing protein; amino-acid sequence: MDSAKIRAPDADIITVVEFSEEKKKLNITSEHVPDALIVVKEGNAGRLIGKSGERINGIESDTKMKVRVVELKLDFKDIIRAVHLLPWVVKHVDNVDFQGNELVVRLKKESGGFIGQKGVNIRLVEYVIKQMFNVGVRVIQPSEENQS
- a CDS encoding PaREP1 family protein, which encodes MLIRTSAEIYLEEADEFLNKGDLVDACEKYYKATEDFLKYIAIVDNMSEILNQVNAKNYWESELLFKVVKKKVELKDIWKP
- a CDS encoding hydrogenase maturation protease, which codes for MSIKIIGLGNRLYGDDAVSSLTAACMEELGLPAFNAGANGFQALSAIENGDIVFFIDIVQMDEEEGIFKVDLDKADFVEITDPHRLTPLQVLSLSARSNNRPKEAYIVGIKPEYIDWPGISDAAIKRLEKVLQKFKKFISTYGIDVDIDKVIQCVKSKSKEPW
- a CDS encoding protein kinase domain-containing protein, yielding MARTKNWDDELLKAAENGNLIKVQTALENGANPNAKNNDGWTPLHIAAYKGHVEIVKILLDRGADPNAKNNNNGSTPLHEAALNGHVEIVKILLEHGADPRIADNWGHIPLDVAKDSAIRSLLESALRNSYSEVQGVMQIPNYEILEPIGEGGFAIVYKARRKNDSLPVAIKVPKVPDKDFVKELAVWLHLNHPNIVKLLDYDVNPRPYMVMELMNGSLHGKTFDKDTATRIILDVLSGLKYAHEKGIIHRDIKSSNILLDANGRAKISDWGLAKFSDITTSANGAFTTIYAAPEQLDTHLGPIDEKTDVYQVCEVFYEILTGRPVFQGDVSEVYNKKLNMQITLPSSINPDLKDYDEIFEVFISQERKQIFY
- a CDS encoding PaREP1 family protein; translated protein: MSITISAEVYYDEAEELLSKGDLVQACEKYYKAAEEAIKLLVIENNLKEIIKEVENKGRWESESLFKASKLLRNKYPEIAIQWRNAWTLPVEGFHEISLNEKEVTKLKEDVRKLVVIAVVSSFR